Proteins from one Burkholderia sp. genomic window:
- the yihA gene encoding ribosome biogenesis GTP-binding protein YihA/YsxC encodes MAFLLHQAHFYTTVHHLCDLPPTVVPEIAFAGRSNAGKSTAINILCNQKRLAFASKRPGRTQYINYFSVGPVAEPVANLVDVPGYGYAEVPGAGKACWETLLPAYLKTRPQLRGIILMMDSRRPLTALDCRMIEWFAPTGKPIHTLLTKCDKLIHQENVNTLRNTKKALEAYRDAGYEGALTCQLFSALKRIGIEEAHVLVESWLQPEGDGEDDAAVAE; translated from the coding sequence ATGGCCTTCCTGCTCCATCAAGCCCATTTTTACACGACCGTCCACCATCTGTGCGACCTGCCGCCTACCGTAGTTCCGGAAATCGCGTTCGCCGGTCGGTCTAATGCGGGCAAATCGACAGCGATCAACATCCTCTGCAACCAGAAGCGGCTCGCCTTCGCCTCGAAGAGGCCAGGACGCACTCAGTACATCAACTATTTCTCGGTTGGTCCGGTCGCCGAGCCGGTCGCCAACCTAGTCGACGTGCCCGGCTACGGCTACGCGGAGGTGCCCGGCGCGGGCAAGGCGTGCTGGGAAACGCTGCTGCCGGCGTACCTAAAAACCCGACCCCAATTACGCGGGATAATCTTGATGATGGATTCGCGCCGACCGCTGACCGCGCTTGACTGCCGCATGATCGAGTGGTTCGCGCCGACCGGAAAACCAATCCACACCTTACTGACAAAGTGCGACAAATTGATCCACCAAGAAAATGTCAACACATTGCGCAATACGAAGAAGGCACTCGAGGCCTATCGAGATGCGGGTTATGAAGGCGCGCTGACCTGTCAGCTATTCTCAGCACTCAAGCGTATCGGGATCGAAGAGGCCCACGTGCTAGTCGAGAGCTGGCTGCAGCCGGAGGGCGACGGCGAAGATGACGCAGCCGTTGCAGAGTAA
- the proB gene encoding glutamate 5-kinase: MTRSIIADSKRLIVKVGSSLVTNDGRELDHAAIGRWAAQIAALREVGKKVVLVSSGAIAAGIQQLGWHKPPREIDELQAAAAVGQMRLTQVYERCFAEYGIRTAQILMTHADLADRERYLNARSTLLTLLRLGVVPIINENDTVVTDEIRFGDNDTLGALVANLIEGDALVILTDQSGLFTADPRKDPAATLVQEADAGTPELEAMAGGTGSRLGRGGMLTKILAAKRAAHSGANTVIASGRETAVLVRLAAGEAIGTRLIARTGRMAARKQWMADHLQVRGRVVIDAGAVEKLTTGGKSLLPIGIVAVQGVFARGEVIACVSDAGLEIARGLTNYSSAETKLIQRKPSGEIEMVLGYMLEPELIHRDNLVLV; the protein is encoded by the coding sequence ATGACACGTTCGATCATCGCCGATTCGAAGCGATTAATTGTGAAAGTGGGTTCCAGCCTCGTCACCAACGACGGGCGTGAACTCGATCATGCGGCGATCGGTCGTTGGGCGGCACAGATCGCGGCCCTGCGCGAGGTCGGCAAGAAGGTCGTTCTGGTCAGTTCAGGCGCGATCGCCGCGGGCATACAGCAGCTCGGCTGGCACAAGCCGCCGCGCGAGATCGACGAGCTGCAGGCCGCTGCCGCGGTGGGTCAGATGAGGCTCACGCAGGTCTACGAGCGCTGCTTCGCGGAATATGGCATCCGCACCGCGCAGATCCTGATGACCCACGCCGACCTTGCTGATCGCGAACGCTACCTGAACGCGCGCTCGACCCTGCTCACGCTGCTGCGCCTGGGCGTGGTGCCAATCATCAACGAGAACGACACGGTGGTTACCGACGAAATAAGGTTTGGCGACAACGACACGCTTGGCGCGCTGGTCGCGAACCTGATCGAGGGGGATGCGCTGGTGATCCTGACCGACCAGTCGGGTTTGTTCACCGCCGATCCACGCAAGGATCCGGCCGCCACCCTGGTGCAGGAAGCCGATGCCGGCACGCCTGAGCTTGAGGCGATGGCCGGCGGCACCGGCTCGAGGCTAGGTCGTGGCGGCATGCTGACCAAGATCTTGGCCGCCAAGCGCGCCGCGCATAGCGGTGCCAACACAGTGATCGCAAGCGGTCGCGAGACAGCGGTGTTGGTGCGGCTGGCCGCCGGGGAGGCGATCGGAACCCGGCTGATCGCGCGCACCGGTCGCATGGCCGCTCGCAAGCAATGGATGGCCGACCACCTGCAAGTACGGGGCCGTGTGGTGATCGATGCCGGCGCGGTCGAGAAGCTGACAACCGGCGGCAAGAGCCTGCTGCCGATCGGAATCGTCGCTGTGCAGGGCGTATTCGCGCGCGGCGAGGTGATTGCCTGCGTCAGCGATGCTGGTCTCGAGATCGCGCGCGGTCTGACAAACTACAGTAGCGCCGAAACTAAGCTAATCCAGCGCAAGCCGAGCGGCGAGATCGAGATGGTGCTTGGCTACATGCTCGAGCCCGAATTGATCCACCGCGATAATCTAGTCCTCGTCTGA
- the grxD gene encoding Grx4 family monothiol glutaredoxin, with product MDIQQHIKQIVDENPVVLFMKGTVQFPMCGFSGRAIQVLKACGVEQIKTVNVLEDDEIRQGIKSFSNWPTIPQLYVKGEFVGGSDIMMEMYQSGELQQLFVAA from the coding sequence ATGGATATTCAACAACACATCAAGCAAATCGTCGACGAAAACCCAGTCGTGCTCTTCATGAAGGGCACCGTTCAGTTCCCGATGTGCGGCTTCTCGGGCCGCGCAATCCAGGTCTTGAAGGCCTGCGGCGTCGAGCAGATCAAGACTGTCAACGTGCTCGAAGACGACGAAATCCGCCAAGGGATCAAGAGCTTTTCGAACTGGCCGACAATCCCCCAGCTCTACGTAAAGGGCGAATTCGTCGGAGGCTCGGACATCATGATGGAGATGTACCAGTCAGGCGAACTGCAGCAACTGTTCGTCGCCGCCTGA
- the prmC gene encoding peptide chain release factor N(5)-glutamine methyltransferase, translating into MTPSPATAAKLLRATPLDAIDARILLAYALGWTRTQLITRADAPLAATDAERYLALAARRLAGEPVAQLVGSREFFGLTFAVTPDVLIPRPDTELLVQTTLDTIEGIAAPDVLDLATGSGAVAVAIASMRPDAHVRALDRSVAALAVAGGNAARLLDPARPGGTVQFLESDWYSALDPAWRFHAIVSNPPYIACRDPHLGQGDLRFEPRGALTDEADGLAAIRTITTGAPAFLLPRGALWIEHGYHQAEAVRTILATAGFEAVASLTDLAGIERCTGGRLSG; encoded by the coding sequence ATGACCCCCTCGCCCGCCACCGCCGCCAAGCTGCTACGCGCCACGCCGCTCGATGCTATCGACGCACGGATCCTGCTTGCCTACGCGCTGGGCTGGACGCGTACCCAGCTGATCACGCGTGCCGACGCGCCGCTCGCAGCAACCGACGCCGAGCGCTACCTCGCGCTCGCTGCGCGGCGCCTAGCCGGAGAGCCAGTGGCGCAACTAGTGGGCTCGCGCGAGTTCTTTGGGCTCACATTCGCGGTCACGCCCGATGTGCTGATCCCGCGCCCCGATACCGAGCTGCTGGTGCAGACTACGCTCGACACAATCGAGGGCATCGCCGCGCCGGACGTGCTCGACCTCGCTACCGGCAGCGGCGCGGTGGCGGTCGCGATCGCCTCGATGCGGCCCGACGCACACGTCCGGGCACTCGACCGCTCGGTCGCTGCGCTGGCGGTAGCGGGCGGCAACGCGGCCAGGCTGCTCGATCCAGCACGCCCGGGCGGTACCGTGCAGTTCCTGGAAAGTGACTGGTATAGCGCACTCGATCCGGCATGGCGCTTTCACGCGATCGTCAGCAACCCACCCTATATTGCCTGTCGGGATCCGCATCTTGGGCAAGGCGACCTGCGCTTCGAGCCGCGCGGTGCGCTGACCGACGAAGCCGACGGCCTCGCCGCGATCCGAACTATCACCACCGGCGCGCCGGCTTTCCTGCTGCCGCGCGGCGCGCTCTGGATCGAGCACGGCTACCACCAGGCCGAGGCGGTGCGTACGATCCTAGCCACCGCCGGCTTCGAGGCGGTAGCCTCGCTCACCGATCTGGCTGGGATCGAGCGCTGCACCGGCGGTCGCCTATCCGGCTAA
- the prfA gene encoding peptide chain release factor 1, translating to MKTSMQSKLDQLSNRLAELNELLSRENVTADLDKYRKLTREHAEIGPVVDHYAQWRLARGDEVTAQELLSDASMHEFAEEEICKARERMARLETELQKMLLPCDPNDERNIFLEIRAGTGGDESTLFAGDLLRMYLRYAERQRWQVEMMSESASDLGGYKEVIVRIAGQGAYSRLKFESGGHRVQRVPSTETQGRIHTSACTVAVMPEADEIAEVAINPVDLRIDTFRASGAGGQHINKTDSAVRVTHLPTGIVVECQDDRSQHKNKERALKVLAARIKDKQHHEQHAKEAANRKSLIGSGDRSERIRTYNFPQGRMTDHRINLTCYKLEVLMDGDLDEIIAPLISEHQTELLASLSEHD from the coding sequence ATGAAAACGAGCATGCAAAGCAAGCTCGACCAGCTCTCGAACCGGCTGGCTGAACTGAATGAACTGCTGAGCCGAGAGAACGTCACCGCTGATCTCGACAAGTACCGCAAGCTGACCCGCGAACACGCGGAAATCGGCCCAGTGGTCGACCACTACGCGCAGTGGCGCCTCGCACGTGGCGACGAGGTGACCGCCCAGGAACTGCTATCAGACGCCTCGATGCACGAGTTCGCGGAAGAAGAAATCTGCAAAGCGCGCGAGCGCATGGCTCGGTTGGAGACCGAGCTACAAAAAATGCTGCTGCCGTGCGATCCCAACGACGAGCGCAACATCTTCCTAGAAATTCGCGCCGGCACTGGCGGCGACGAATCGACGTTGTTCGCCGGCGACCTGCTGCGCATGTATCTGCGCTATGCCGAACGGCAGCGCTGGCAGGTCGAGATGATGTCGGAGAGCGCCTCGGACCTAGGCGGCTACAAGGAAGTGATCGTGCGCATCGCGGGCCAGGGCGCGTATTCGCGTCTAAAGTTCGAATCGGGCGGCCATCGCGTGCAGCGCGTTCCGTCCACCGAGACGCAGGGCCGTATCCACACCTCGGCGTGTACCGTGGCGGTCATGCCCGAGGCCGATGAGATCGCGGAGGTTGCAATCAATCCGGTTGACCTGCGTATCGACACCTTCCGCGCCTCGGGCGCGGGCGGCCAGCACATCAACAAGACCGATTCAGCGGTGCGTGTCACCCACCTGCCGACTGGCATCGTGGTGGAGTGCCAGGACGACCGCTCGCAGCACAAGAACAAAGAACGCGCGCTGAAGGTTCTGGCGGCACGCATCAAGGACAAGCAGCACCACGAGCAGCACGCCAAGGAGGCGGCTAATCGCAAGAGCCTCATCGGCTCGGGCGACCGCTCGGAGCGGATCCGTACCTATAACTTTCCGCAGGGCCGGATGACCGACCACCGTATCAACCTCACGTGCTATAAGCTCGAGGTCCTGATGGATGGGGATCTCGACGAGATAATCGCGCCCCTCATCAGCGAGCACCAGACCGAGCTACTGGCCTCACTCAGCGAACACGACTGA
- the hemA gene encoding glutamyl-tRNA reductase produces MQLLTIGINHYTAPVALRERVAFPLEQIKPALSTLNGVFLGCQAPNAPEAAILSTCNRTELYCATSDRDARDAAVRWLAKFHGIPAEELAPHVYALPQSAAVRHAFRVASGLDSMVLGETQIVSQMKNAVRTASEAGALGTYLHQLFQRTFAVAKEVRSTTEIGAQSVSMAAAAMRLAQRIFESIADQKVLFIGAGEMIELCATHFAAQGPCELMIANRTAERGARLAERVGGRAMPLADLSARMHEFDSIVSCTASTLPIISLNAVERAVKARRHRPIFMVDLAVPRDIEQEVGKLKDVFLYTVDDLGAIVREGNASRQAAVAQAEAIIEMRVQNFMQWIDTRSVVPIIRHMHTQADALRRAELERAEKMLARGDDPAAVLDALSQALTNKLIHGPTRALNRTSGTERDQLIDLMRGFYAHGPRADH; encoded by the coding sequence ATGCAGCTCCTCACGATCGGAATCAATCACTACACGGCACCTGTCGCCTTGCGCGAACGAGTGGCGTTTCCGCTCGAACAGATCAAGCCTGCCCTGTCTACCCTGAACGGCGTGTTTCTAGGGTGCCAGGCGCCGAATGCACCTGAAGCTGCGATCCTCTCCACCTGCAACCGCACCGAGCTGTACTGCGCGACCAGCGATCGCGACGCGCGCGATGCCGCGGTGCGCTGGCTGGCCAAGTTCCACGGTATTCCCGCCGAAGAGCTCGCGCCGCATGTCTATGCACTGCCGCAATCTGCGGCTGTCCGCCACGCATTCCGTGTTGCATCCGGCCTCGATTCCATGGTGCTCGGCGAAACCCAGATCGTCAGCCAGATGAAGAACGCGGTACGCACCGCCTCCGAGGCTGGAGCGCTCGGCACCTACCTGCACCAGTTGTTCCAGCGCACCTTCGCGGTCGCCAAGGAAGTGCGCAGCACTACTGAGATCGGCGCCCAGTCGGTGTCGATGGCCGCCGCTGCGATGCGCTTAGCACAGCGTATCTTCGAAAGCATTGCGGACCAAAAGGTGCTGTTCATCGGCGCCGGCGAGATGATCGAGCTGTGCGCCACCCACTTCGCCGCGCAAGGCCCGTGCGAACTGATGATCGCTAACCGCACCGCCGAGCGCGGTGCCAGGTTGGCCGAGCGCGTCGGCGGTCGCGCCATGCCGCTGGCTGACCTGTCCGCGCGCATGCACGAATTCGACAGCATCGTATCCTGCACCGCATCCACCCTGCCGATCATCAGCCTGAACGCGGTAGAGCGCGCGGTGAAGGCGCGCCGCCACCGACCGATCTTCATGGTCGACCTAGCTGTGCCGCGCGACATCGAGCAGGAAGTAGGCAAGCTCAAGGATGTGTTCCTTTACACAGTCGACGATCTCGGCGCGATCGTGCGCGAGGGCAATGCCTCGCGGCAGGCCGCCGTGGCGCAGGCCGAGGCAATCATCGAGATGCGCGTGCAGAACTTCATGCAGTGGATCGACACGCGCAGCGTGGTACCGATCATCCGCCATATGCATACCCAGGCCGACGCCCTGCGCCGCGCTGAGCTCGAGCGCGCGGAGAAAATGCTGGCGCGCGGCGACGATCCAGCTGCGGTGCTCGACGCGCTGTCACAGGCGCTCACCAACAAGCTGATCCACGGCCCGACTAGGGCGCTGAACCGCACCAGCGGCACCGAGCGCGACCAGCTAATCGACCTGATGCGCGGTTTCTACGCACACGGCCCGCGCGCCGACCACTAG
- the rpsO gene encoding 30S ribosomal protein S15 — protein MSVADIKKSDVVAQFARGTNDTGSPEVQVALLTSRIVELTGHFKTHTKDHHSRRGLLHMVSRRRKLLAYLKGKDADRYRALIEKLGLRK, from the coding sequence ATGTCAGTTGCAGATATCAAGAAGTCGGATGTTGTTGCTCAGTTCGCGCGTGGTACCAACGATACGGGTTCGCCTGAAGTCCAGGTCGCGCTGCTAACTTCACGTATCGTCGAACTGACGGGTCACTTCAAGACCCACACGAAGGATCACCACAGCCGCCGCGGTCTACTGCATATGGTGAGCCGCCGCCGCAAGCTGCTCGCCTACCTGAAAGGCAAGGATGCTGACCGCTATCGCGCGCTGATCGAGAAGCTGGGTCTGCGTAAGTAA
- the pnp gene encoding polyribonucleotide nucleotidyltransferase — protein sequence MSLFNKVVKEFQWGQHKVRLETGEIARQASGAVIVDVEDTVVLATVVGAKTAKPGQDFFPLAVDYFEKTYSAGKIPGGFFRREGRLSEHETLTARLIDRPLRPLFPEGFYNEVQAVIHVLSINPEVPADIPALIGASAALAISGLPFNGPVGAARVAYIDSQYVLNPTRAQIKVSSLDLVVAGTERAVLMVESEAQQLPEDVMLGAVVFGHEQMQVAIDAIHELVHVGGKPEWDWEPVPKDEALIASITAAAQEPLLAAYQIRDKQARSTKLKEIYAATSAKLEADATTTAGTTRVDKATVAKVLFDIEAKIVRSQILNGEPRIDGRDTRTVRPIEIRSGVLPRTHGSALFTRGETQALVVATLGTKGDQQIIDALEGEYRDRFMLHYNMPPFATGETGRIGSPKRREIGHGRLAKRALGACLPSAEEFGYSIRVVSEITESNGSSSMASVCGGCLALMDAGVPMKAYVAGIAMGLILEGNKFAVLTDILGDEDHLGDMDFKVAGTEAGVTALQMDIKIQGITKEIMKVALEQAKEGRLHILGKIKATVSGLHTQLSEFAPRMITIKINPEKIRDVIGKGGSVIRTMTEETSTTIDISDDGVVTIASTSNEGMAEAKKRIEQITAEIEVGQVYEGAVLKLLDFGAIVHLLSGRDGLLHISEIVNERVKDINDYLKEGQVVKVKVIQVDEKGRVRLSAKALLNEEAVQSGDTIR from the coding sequence ATGTCTCTGTTCAATAAAGTCGTGAAAGAATTTCAGTGGGGCCAGCACAAGGTTCGTCTCGAAACGGGTGAGATCGCCCGTCAGGCGAGCGGTGCCGTAATCGTCGACGTCGAAGACACCGTGGTGCTGGCCACCGTGGTGGGTGCCAAGACCGCGAAGCCGGGCCAGGACTTCTTCCCGCTAGCTGTCGACTACTTCGAGAAGACCTACTCAGCCGGAAAGATCCCCGGCGGCTTCTTCCGCCGCGAAGGGCGTCTATCCGAGCACGAAACGCTGACCGCGCGTCTAATCGACCGTCCACTGCGCCCGCTGTTCCCAGAAGGCTTCTACAACGAAGTCCAGGCCGTGATCCACGTACTGTCGATCAACCCGGAAGTGCCAGCTGACATCCCCGCCCTGATCGGTGCCTCAGCCGCGCTGGCCATCTCCGGCCTGCCGTTCAACGGCCCAGTCGGTGCCGCGCGCGTGGCCTACATCGACAGCCAGTACGTGCTGAACCCGACGCGCGCGCAAATCAAGGTATCGAGCCTCGACCTGGTGGTCGCCGGTACAGAGCGCGCGGTGCTGATGGTCGAATCGGAAGCGCAGCAACTGCCGGAAGACGTGATGCTGGGTGCCGTGGTGTTCGGCCATGAGCAGATGCAGGTCGCGATCGATGCAATCCACGAGCTGGTGCACGTAGGCGGCAAGCCAGAGTGGGACTGGGAGCCGGTACCGAAGGACGAGGCGCTGATCGCCAGCATCACGGCTGCTGCCCAGGAGCCGCTGCTGGCCGCTTACCAGATCCGCGACAAGCAGGCCCGCTCAACCAAACTGAAGGAAATCTACGCCGCCACCTCGGCCAAGCTGGAAGCCGATGCGACCACCACCGCCGGCACGACCCGGGTCGACAAGGCCACGGTCGCTAAAGTGCTGTTCGACATCGAGGCAAAAATCGTCCGCTCGCAGATTCTGAATGGCGAGCCCCGTATCGACGGTCGTGACACGCGCACGGTCCGCCCGATCGAGATCCGTAGCGGCGTGCTGCCGCGCACCCATGGCTCGGCGCTCTTCACGCGCGGCGAGACGCAGGCGCTGGTGGTGGCCACGCTCGGAACCAAGGGCGACCAGCAGATCATCGACGCTCTCGAAGGAGAGTACCGCGATCGCTTCATGCTCCACTACAATATGCCTCCGTTCGCGACTGGAGAAACGGGCCGCATCGGCTCGCCCAAGCGCCGCGAAATTGGTCACGGTCGCCTGGCCAAGCGCGCGCTGGGCGCGTGCCTGCCGAGCGCTGAGGAATTTGGCTACTCGATCCGAGTCGTCTCGGAAATTACCGAGTCGAATGGTTCCTCGTCGATGGCCTCGGTGTGCGGCGGCTGCCTCGCGCTGATGGATGCCGGCGTGCCGATGAAGGCGTACGTCGCTGGTATCGCGATGGGCCTGATCCTTGAAGGCAACAAATTTGCGGTATTGACCGACATCCTCGGTGACGAGGACCATCTCGGCGACATGGACTTCAAGGTTGCGGGTACCGAAGCGGGCGTAACGGCCCTACAGATGGACATCAAAATTCAGGGCATCACCAAGGAAATTATGAAGGTCGCGCTGGAGCAGGCCAAGGAAGGCCGCCTGCACATCCTCGGCAAGATAAAAGCTACCGTCTCGGGCTTGCACACCCAGCTGTCCGAGTTCGCGCCGCGCATGATTACCATCAAGATCAATCCGGAGAAGATCCGCGACGTGATCGGCAAGGGTGGTTCGGTGATCCGCACGATGACGGAAGAGACAAGCACTACCATTGACATCTCCGACGACGGAGTCGTGACCATCGCTAGCACCAGCAACGAAGGCATGGCCGAAGCCAAGAAGCGTATCGAGCAGATCACCGCCGAAATCGAAGTCGGCCAGGTCTACGAAGGCGCGGTGCTCAAGCTGCTCGACTTCGGCGCTATCGTGCACCTGCTGTCAGGCAGGGATGGCCTGCTGCATATCTCGGAAATTGTCAACGAGCGTGTCAAGGACATCAACGACTACCTGAAGGAAGGCCAGGTCGTGAAGGTTAAGGTGATCCAGGTCGACGAGAAGGGCCGTGTGCGCCTGTCAGCCAAGGCCCTGCTGAACGAAGAAGCAGTCCAATCGGGCGACACGATACGGTAG
- the tadA gene encoding tRNA adenosine(34) deaminase TadA — protein sequence MLMALAAAEEARAVGEVPVGTVIVRGDEVIARGFNHPIGRYDPSAHAEMAALRAAAQVLGNYRLPGCELYVTLEPCLMCSGAIMHARIARVVYGAPDPKTGTCGGVVDAFANSQLNHHTRVTGGVLAEECRAVLRSFFAERRREAREARHAANAAAALPESGNEAAGQGATPDSDDDPRHAH from the coding sequence ATGCTCATGGCACTAGCCGCGGCCGAGGAGGCCCGTGCGGTCGGCGAGGTGCCGGTCGGCACCGTGATCGTACGCGGCGACGAGGTGATCGCGCGAGGCTTCAATCATCCAATCGGCAGATATGATCCGTCCGCGCACGCCGAGATGGCGGCCCTGCGTGCAGCCGCCCAGGTACTCGGCAACTATCGCCTGCCCGGCTGCGAACTGTATGTGACACTTGAGCCGTGCCTGATGTGCTCCGGCGCAATCATGCATGCGAGGATCGCGCGCGTCGTCTACGGTGCGCCGGATCCGAAGACGGGTACTTGCGGCGGCGTGGTCGACGCCTTTGCAAATTCGCAACTGAACCACCACACCAGAGTGACGGGCGGCGTGCTCGCCGAAGAATGCAGAGCTGTGCTGCGAAGCTTCTTCGCTGAGCGCCGTCGAGAGGCCCGCGAGGCACGGCACGCAGCGAATGCCGCTGCGGCGCTGCCAGAAAGTGGCAACGAGGCAGCTGGGCAGGGTGCCACGCCGGATTCCGACGATGATCCACGGCACGCGCACTGA
- a CDS encoding rubredoxin: MEYKSWMCLICGWIYDEEAGLPDEGITPGTRWEDVPINWTCPECGARKEDFEMVQI, translated from the coding sequence ATGGAATATAAAAGTTGGATGTGCCTGATCTGCGGATGGATCTACGATGAAGAGGCGGGCTTGCCCGACGAGGGCATTACCCCCGGTACGCGCTGGGAAGATGTACCGATCAACTGGACGTGTCCAGAATGCGGCGCACGCAAGGAAGACTTCGAGATGGTTCAGATCTAA
- a CDS encoding winged helix-turn-helix domain-containing protein, whose translation MPDQLKMSFALRTRHAVRELIRQRCGLTMTLQGIGLYLARWGFTPQKPMKWAYEQRPEAVQEWLHETYPEISR comes from the coding sequence ATGCCGGACCAGTTGAAGATGTCGTTCGCGTTGCGGACGCGACATGCCGTGCGGGAATTGATCCGACAGCGATGCGGTTTGACGATGACGCTACAGGGTATCGGCCTGTATCTGGCGCGCTGGGGTTTCACGCCGCAAAAGCCGATGAAATGGGCCTATGAGCAGCGACCGGAAGCAGTGCAGGAATGGCTGCACGAGACGTACCCGGAGATTTCCCGCTGA
- a CDS encoding transposase, giving the protein MCEAASYAAPIGKTPGRRVASRRAGLSVMSAVTNRGQVCWKVFESAMSADILLDLLKRLIKDMRSKKVFLILDNLKVLDAKPVSAWLAEHFDEIEVFYLPSYSPELNPDEMLKTALKAKVTKQALEWTKGHLKKSGHQPLTSSPEITHNVSLAMSCTNQFVMQLESNSRISDQYTTTPVNSLAKATFSG; this is encoded by the coding sequence ATGTGCGAGGCCGCGTCCTACGCGGCGCCGATTGGCAAGACGCCCGGGCGACGCGTGGCGAGTCGACGCGCAGGCCTGTCGGTGATGTCGGCGGTGACTAACCGTGGCCAGGTGTGCTGGAAAGTCTTCGAAAGTGCGATGAGCGCCGACATCCTGCTCGATTTACTGAAGCGGCTGATTAAGGACATGCGCAGCAAGAAGGTGTTTCTGATTCTCGACAACCTGAAAGTTCTTGACGCCAAGCCGGTCTCGGCGTGGTTGGCCGAGCACTTCGACGAGATCGAAGTGTTTTACCTGCCTTCGTACAGCCCGGAACTGAATCCGGACGAGATGCTCAAGACTGCCCTGAAAGCGAAGGTGACGAAACAGGCTCTGGAATGGACCAAGGGGCATCTCAAAAAAAGCGGTCATCAGCCACTTACGTCGTCTCCAGAAATCACACACAACGTGTCACTCGCTATGTCATGCACAAACCAATTCGTTATGCAGCTTGAGTCAAATTCTCGTATTTCTGATCAATATACAACAACGCCGGTAAACTCCCTAGCTAAAGCAACTTTTTCAGGCTAA